GGTTTTTGAACCTGTCGGGCTATCGAAAAGACTCCCTGGTGGGAGCCCACAAGGTCTTTGGTGCCTTTGTGTATCAATACGACCTGGGGCGTGATGCCCTCGGCATGACGGACTACCCCCTCTATCTGGGTGCCAGTCTTGAGGCCGGTAACGTCTGGTGGGAGATGGACGAAGTCTCTCTGCAGGACTTGATATATGCCGGCAGCCTTTACATAGGTACGGATACCGATCTTGGCCCCGCAGCCCTGGGTATTGGTCTTACCGATGATGGCCAGCGCTCCTTCTACCTGTTTGTTGGAAAGAATTTTTAGCAACTCACAGAAATTTACAAAAACCCGCTTCGAAAGGCCTGACATCTCCTGTTAGGCTGTGCGGGACCTTTCCGCCCGCAGCTTGGGCACATAACAGAAAAATATCGGGGATGAATATGACCAAGTTATCTACTCTGGCGCTGGGTGTTGCCCTGGGGCTGGGTTTGGCTGGCTGTGCCGACAATAACAAAGCACCTGAAGCTGCCGTCACCAAGGCCGTAGCCGTTTCAGGAATCGAGAAGCAAAACTTCGACGCCAATGTGCGCCATCAGGACGATTTCTACTACAGCGTGAACGGCACCTGGTTGAAAGAAACGCCTATTCCGGCCGACAAATCCAACTACGGCGCCTTCTCAGTGCTGTACGACGAGAGCCAAAAAGCGCTCAAGCAGATCGTGGAAGACGCTGCCGCCAAGCAGAACAAGGCTGCAGGTTCAAACGAGCAGAAAATTGGTGACTTCTATGCCAGCTATATGAACACCGATAAGTTGGAGCAATTGGGCGGCACACCAATTAAGGCGAGTCTGGATGCCATAGTCGCTGCAGGCGATCACAAGGCGCTGGCGGGACTGATGGGCAAACTGCTTACCAACGGCAGCTCTATTCCCTTCGGTTTTTGGGTTAACAACGATGCAAAAAATTCTACCCAATATGCCGTGTACATGAGTCAGGGCGGCCTCACTCTGCCAGACCGTGACTACTACCTGAAAGACGATGCCAAGTATGTGGCCAACCGTGAAGCCCTGGCCAAGTACGTAACCGAGGTGCTGACCGCTGCCGGTTACGCCAATGCCGAACGTGCCGCCAAGAGCGTTGCCGACATCGAGCTCTTTATTGCGCAAAACCAGTGGAGCCGTGTTGAATCCCGTGATGCCAACAAGGCCTATAACAAGCTGAGCCGTCAGGAACTGGCTGGCCTGTTTGGTGAGTTTGACTTTGAAGCCTTCGCCGCCAATGCGGGTTTGGGTGACAAGGTCGCCGACGTCATTGTACGTCAGCCTTCTTATTTTGAAGCGCTGGGCAAGGGCTACAGCAGTTTCCCCGTTGAAGCCTGGCAGGATTACCTGGCCTTCCACCTCACCGATGGGGCCGCTGAGCTGCTGAGCGACAACTTTGTGCAGCTGCACTTTAATTTCCACGCCAAGACCCTGGCGGGTGTAGAAGAGCAGGCACCACGTTGGAAGCGTGCCGTGGATGCGGCCGATCAGGTGATTGGTGAGCTGGTGGGTGCCGAATATGTGAAAGCCCACTTCAAGCCAGAAGCCAAGGCGCGCATGGAGCAGCTTATCCATAATCTGATCAAAGGCTTTGAAGTGAGCATTAACGATCTGGAATGGATGACACCAGACACCAAGATTGCCGCTCAGGAAAAGCTGTCCAAGTTCACTTACAAGATTGGCTACCCCGACAAGTGGAAGGATTACAGCGGACTGGAGATCAAGGCAGACGACTTGGTGGGCAACTATGTACGCTACGCCAACTTCGAATATGCCGACATGCTGGCTAAGCTGGGTCAGCCAATCGATCGCAGCGAATGGCACATGACGCCACAAACCGTGAATGCCTACTACAACCCTGTGATGAACGAGATTGTGTTCCCTGCGGCAATTCTGCAGCCACCTTTCTTCAACATGGCAGCCGATGATGCGGTGAACTACGGTGGTATCGGTGCCGTCATCGGCCATGAAATCAGCCACGGTTTTGACGATCAGGGCTCCAAGTACGATGGCGATGGCAACCTGCGCAACTGGTGGTCTGACAAAGACCGCGAAGAATTCCAGAAGCGTGGCAAGCAGCTGTCTGAGCAGTATGGTAAGTATGAGGCTTTGCCTGGCAAGTTTGTGAATGGCGACCTGACCCTGGGCGAAAACATTGGTGACCTCGGTGGTCTGACTGTGGCCCTGCGCGCCTATCAGATGAGCCTGAACGGCAAACCTGCGCCGGTTATCGACGGTCTGACCGGCGAACAGCGCTTCTTTATGGGCTGGTCTCAGGTATGGCGTCGTAACTACCGCGACGAAGAGCTGGGCCGTCGTCTGCTGACCGACAACCACTCACCAAGCCACTTCCGCGCCATGGGCACACCCCGTAACATCCCCGGCTTCTACGAGGCCTTCGGTGTGACCGAAAACGACAAGATGTACCTGCCTGAAGAGGCGCGGGTGAAGATCTGGTAACGGATTTTCCCCATGAAAAAGCCGGGTCGCTGTTTAAGGCGCCCCGGCTTTTTTATTGTCTTTTTACAGAATGTTAGCCCTGATTTGCCAGCAGCTTGGGCAGCGCGGTTAAATCCTCCGCTTTCACATGGGCCACGGCCCAGCGGGTTTGTTCTCGCTCATGGGCGGGGGGAATGGCCAGGGTCTGCATGGTCGCGGCGCGGGCGGCAATCAGGCCATTGAAAGAATCTTCCACCGCCAGACAGTGGCGTGCGGGTACGCCAAGGGCATCGGCGCACTTGAGGTACACTTCAGGGTGGGGTTTGCCAAACGCGAGGTGCTCGGCCGACTCCATGGCATCGAAATAGTCGCGGATATTCAGGGTATCCAGCACTGCATCGATAATGGCCCAGCTCGACGAGGTGGCGAGGCCAATCTTAAGACCCTTCTGCCTGCAGTAATCCAGCGCCTCTATCACGCCCTTCATTGGCACGCCTTCGCTGAGGATATGGGCCACTACGCCGTCGACAATCTGTTTGGCGACAGCAGCGTTGTCATAGTTATCCCAGGGATAACGGCGATACCAGTAGTCCACCACCATATCGATACGCAGCCCCACGGTGTCGTGAATGTCTTCGGGCTTGATGGGCAGACCGAGTCCAGCGAGTACTTCGTATTCGGCCAGCTGCCACACAGGCTCAGAATCGATAAGTATGCCGTCCATATCAAAAATCACGGCATCAATGCGGTTGGTTAACATGCTGTCTCCTCGGCTGAATGAGCCGATATTGTCGCTCGGGCAAAAAAAATTTTCAGCGCAATTTTGCTTCAACTGAAAAATGGTGTGTTGAATTTTAATGGATGGGTTATTGGTAACGTTTTGTATTGTATGAAATTTGCTCTTGTTTCAAACTATTGTCTAATTTCGTGCGTTTAATCGCTGGGATAAGGTGCCGCTTGCCCACAGAATTTCCGCAGATTTCCCCCGCACAAGAGTGTGAGCTGATTCATACTTTTTCAAAGCTGTAGTATACTGCAGCCCGGAAATCCGGGTCGTCCTGTCGGACTGTAGCCTTCATCCACGAAGACGTGCAGTTTCGTTGAGAGCGCCAAACAAAGAGGAATGTTGCCGTGCTAGAAGCATATCGTAAACACGTCGAAGAACGTGCTGCAGAGGGCGTTGTCCCTAAGCCACTCGATGCCCATCAGGTAGCCGAACTGGTTGAATTAGTAAAGAATCCTCCAGCTGGTGAAGAAGCCTTCATCCTGGACCTGCTTGAAAACCGTATTCCCCCCGGCGTTGACGAAGCCGCCTATGTAAAGGCCGGTTTCCTGGATGCCATTGCCAAGGGCACAGCCACTTCTCCCATCCTGAACGCCGAGCGTGCCGTTGAGCTGCTGGGCACCATGCAGGGTGGCTACAACATCGAGCCGCTGATCCATCAACTGGACAACGACAAGCTGGCCCCTCTGGCCGTTAAAGCCCTGTCACACACCCTGCTGATGTTCGACTCTTTCCACGATGTGGTAGAGAAGATGAATGCCGGCAATGCCCACGCCAAGCAAGTGGTTGAATCCTGGGCCAACGCCGAGTGGTTCCTGAGCCGCCCCAAGCTGGCTGACAAGATTTCTCTGACCGTATTCAAGGTAACCGGTGAAACCAACACCGACGACCTGTCTCCGGCCCCGGATGCCTGGTCTCGTCCAGATATCCCGCTGCACGCCCTGGCGATGCTGAAAAACGCCCGTGACGGCATTGTGCCCGATGAGCCAGGTGTAGTTGGCCCAATCAAGAAAATTGAAGAGCTGAAAACCCAGGGTTTCCCACTGGTTTACGTGGGTGACGTAGTAGGTACAGGTTCTTCCCGTAAGTCTGCCACCAACTCTGTGCTGTGGTTCATGGGTGATGACATCCCATTCGTGCCTAACAAGCGTGCCGGTGGTTTCTGTCTGGGCGGCAAGATTGCCCCTATCTTCTTCAACACCATGGAAGATGCCGGCGCGCTGCCAATCGAGCTGGACGTCAGCAAGATGGAAATGGGCGATGTGATTGATATCTACCCTTACGAGGGCAAGGTACGTCGCCATGGCAGTGATGAAGTGATTTCTGAGTTTGAACTCAAGACCGACGTGCTGCTCGATGAAGTTCGCGCCGGTGGCCGTATTCCGCTAATCATTGGCCGCGGTCTGACCGACAAGGCCCGTGAAGTGCTGGGTCTGGGCGCGTCGAAAGAGTTCGTTCGTCCGCAGGATGTGGCCGACACTGGCAAGGGTTTCACCCTGGCCCAGAAGATGGTGGGTAAAGCCTGTGGCGTGGCCGGTGTTCGCCCCGGTCAATACTGTGAGCCCAAGATGACTTCTGTTGGTTCTCAGGACACCACAGGTCCTATGACCCGTGACGAGCTGAAAGACCTCGCATGTCTTGGCTTCAGCGCCGACCTGACCATGCAGTCATTCTGTCACACCGCCGCTTATCCAAAGCCAGTGGACGTGAACACTCACCACACCCTGCCTGACTTCATCATGAACCGCGGTGGTATTTCACTGCGTCCAGGTGACGGTGTTATCCACTCATGGCTGAACCGCATGCTGCTGCCCGATACCGTAGGTACCGGCGGTGACTCGCACACCCGTTTCCCAATCGGTATCTCCTTCCCGGCCGGTTCCGGTCTGGTAGCCTTCGCTGCTGCCACCGGCGTTATGCCACTGGATATGCCTGAGTCGGTACTGGTGCGCTTCAAGGGTCAGATGCAGCCAGGTATCACCCTGCGTGATCTGGTGCATGCCATCCCGCACAAGGCCATCGAAATGGGCCTGCTGACCGTTGAGAAGAAAGGCAAGAAGAACATCTTCTCTGGCCGCATCCTTGAAATCGAAGGTCTG
This portion of the Shewanella amazonensis SB2B genome encodes:
- the hxpB gene encoding hexitol phosphatase HxpB, with protein sequence MLTNRIDAVIFDMDGILIDSEPVWQLAEYEVLAGLGLPIKPEDIHDTVGLRIDMVVDYWYRRYPWDNYDNAAVAKQIVDGVVAHILSEGVPMKGVIEALDYCRQKGLKIGLATSSSWAIIDAVLDTLNIRDYFDAMESAEHLAFGKPHPEVYLKCADALGVPARHCLAVEDSFNGLIAARAATMQTLAIPPAHEREQTRWAVAHVKAEDLTALPKLLANQG
- the acnB gene encoding bifunctional aconitate hydratase 2/2-methylisocitrate dehydratase, translated to MLEAYRKHVEERAAEGVVPKPLDAHQVAELVELVKNPPAGEEAFILDLLENRIPPGVDEAAYVKAGFLDAIAKGTATSPILNAERAVELLGTMQGGYNIEPLIHQLDNDKLAPLAVKALSHTLLMFDSFHDVVEKMNAGNAHAKQVVESWANAEWFLSRPKLADKISLTVFKVTGETNTDDLSPAPDAWSRPDIPLHALAMLKNARDGIVPDEPGVVGPIKKIEELKTQGFPLVYVGDVVGTGSSRKSATNSVLWFMGDDIPFVPNKRAGGFCLGGKIAPIFFNTMEDAGALPIELDVSKMEMGDVIDIYPYEGKVRRHGSDEVISEFELKTDVLLDEVRAGGRIPLIIGRGLTDKAREVLGLGASKEFVRPQDVADTGKGFTLAQKMVGKACGVAGVRPGQYCEPKMTSVGSQDTTGPMTRDELKDLACLGFSADLTMQSFCHTAAYPKPVDVNTHHTLPDFIMNRGGISLRPGDGVIHSWLNRMLLPDTVGTGGDSHTRFPIGISFPAGSGLVAFAAATGVMPLDMPESVLVRFKGQMQPGITLRDLVHAIPHKAIEMGLLTVEKKGKKNIFSGRILEIEGLEHLKVEQAFELSDASAERSAAGCTIKLDKDPIIEYLNSNIVMLKWMIAEGYGDRRTIERRIKGMEEWLKNPELMEADKDAEYAAVIEIDLNNIKEPILCAPNDPDDAVLLSAVANTKIDEVFVGSCMTNIGHFRATGKVLDKFAKSLPTRLWIAPPTKMDKDQLTEEGYYGIFGRVGARIEIPGCSLCMGNQARVADGATVVSTSTRNFPNRLGTGANVYLASAELAAVAALLGRLPSPEEYQVYAKEIDATAADTYRYLNFDEIESYTKKAGEVIFQSAV
- a CDS encoding M13 family metallopeptidase encodes the protein MTKLSTLALGVALGLGLAGCADNNKAPEAAVTKAVAVSGIEKQNFDANVRHQDDFYYSVNGTWLKETPIPADKSNYGAFSVLYDESQKALKQIVEDAAAKQNKAAGSNEQKIGDFYASYMNTDKLEQLGGTPIKASLDAIVAAGDHKALAGLMGKLLTNGSSIPFGFWVNNDAKNSTQYAVYMSQGGLTLPDRDYYLKDDAKYVANREALAKYVTEVLTAAGYANAERAAKSVADIELFIAQNQWSRVESRDANKAYNKLSRQELAGLFGEFDFEAFAANAGLGDKVADVIVRQPSYFEALGKGYSSFPVEAWQDYLAFHLTDGAAELLSDNFVQLHFNFHAKTLAGVEEQAPRWKRAVDAADQVIGELVGAEYVKAHFKPEAKARMEQLIHNLIKGFEVSINDLEWMTPDTKIAAQEKLSKFTYKIGYPDKWKDYSGLEIKADDLVGNYVRYANFEYADMLAKLGQPIDRSEWHMTPQTVNAYYNPVMNEIVFPAAILQPPFFNMAADDAVNYGGIGAVIGHEISHGFDDQGSKYDGDGNLRNWWSDKDREEFQKRGKQLSEQYGKYEALPGKFVNGDLTLGENIGDLGGLTVALRAYQMSLNGKPAPVIDGLTGEQRFFMGWSQVWRRNYRDEELGRRLLTDNHSPSHFRAMGTPRNIPGFYEAFGVTENDKMYLPEEARVKIW